A genomic region of Pseudomonadota bacterium contains the following coding sequences:
- a CDS encoding LTA synthase family protein: protein MVVLPPTMATWLHVCALTLPLAASVVGAKLQKLGMATSRELELAEGLRACADDLLFCALWTLGWVLVLALVRGSTRYLAAGLLHLSNLLLMLWTVVEHGFHVATGSLLDWYMVSYAADNFAALQSVIASEVQPVAWLCLLLAALYHAGLPALARIGLLRGTLQRLSAQERWSNPWQLLPISVLGVVLLLGGLHSGGALDDDILPLRRNTFATLASELHSTAAATETQHAGDYTQPPPLRIYPTRVTKKHNVVLVILESARARSCTPYSPRLTTTPNLARLAARGLLIEHFYTVVPHTSKALVSLHCGIYPKIVTRIAEAGTDALPARCLATLLREQGYATAFFQPAERSFERRHDLVASFGFEHFIGKEDLSAEGFEKVGYFGYEDDAILEPVLEWIDRQRGPFLLNVLTLTAHHPYKLPKSFPRQHFADKKKLDNYLNALAYTDRFLGKLFAGFEQRGLLTSTFFVILGDHGEGFGEHKRYQHDNVIYEEGLHSPMLLLGAGLDAATSRAQRPRRVLGLRQMIDVVPTVLDVLGYEHRGGDLPGKSLLSSSGHNTLYFSCWYKNRCLALRDGFRKTIYHYGRRGVEVFDLVGDPGEERNLIGLTPLIRLESEAAVEELLAWKRLTNARYERQSVSQRDRAILRERPSDIQHTLEVRFGDSIELIGYDIEKRSARLGEPVVVTYYFHVTGPITRPWSLFVHLLGEHGTLINRDHVPLEGAYPIEAWQTGEYIVDQHILRVPPQKPAGKYRILLGLWDKSAGRGVEARAEISGHGATIDAKQRLNLGTFDVSE, encoded by the coding sequence ATGGTTGTCCTTCCGCCCACCATGGCCACGTGGCTGCACGTGTGCGCCCTGACGCTGCCGCTTGCCGCGTCCGTTGTTGGTGCGAAGCTGCAGAAGCTCGGCATGGCGACCAGCCGCGAGCTCGAGCTCGCCGAGGGCCTGCGGGCCTGTGCCGACGATCTGCTCTTTTGCGCGCTCTGGACGCTCGGCTGGGTGCTCGTGCTGGCTCTCGTGCGCGGTTCGACGCGTTACCTGGCCGCGGGGCTGCTCCATCTCAGCAACCTGCTCCTCATGCTGTGGACCGTGGTGGAGCACGGCTTCCACGTGGCGACCGGCTCCCTGCTGGATTGGTACATGGTCAGCTACGCAGCCGACAACTTCGCTGCGCTGCAGTCCGTGATCGCCAGCGAAGTGCAACCTGTTGCCTGGCTCTGCCTGCTGCTTGCAGCGCTCTACCACGCGGGGCTTCCTGCTCTCGCCCGCATTGGCTTGCTGCGCGGGACGCTGCAGCGGCTGTCCGCACAGGAACGATGGTCGAATCCCTGGCAGCTGCTCCCCATCTCGGTCCTGGGTGTCGTGCTGCTGCTGGGCGGTCTCCACTCGGGCGGCGCGCTCGACGACGACATCCTTCCTCTGCGTCGCAACACCTTCGCGACCCTGGCGTCGGAACTGCACTCGACGGCGGCTGCCACGGAGACCCAGCACGCGGGCGACTACACGCAGCCGCCGCCACTACGCATCTATCCGACGCGCGTAACCAAGAAGCACAATGTAGTGCTCGTGATCCTGGAGTCGGCGCGGGCTCGCTCGTGCACGCCCTACAGCCCAAGGCTCACCACCACCCCCAACCTCGCCCGCCTGGCCGCGCGGGGACTGTTGATCGAGCACTTCTATACGGTGGTGCCGCACACGAGCAAGGCGCTCGTGAGCCTGCACTGCGGTATCTACCCCAAGATCGTTACCAGGATCGCCGAGGCGGGCACCGACGCACTGCCCGCACGCTGCCTGGCCACGCTGCTCCGGGAGCAGGGCTACGCGACCGCCTTCTTTCAACCCGCGGAGCGCTCGTTCGAACGCCGCCACGATCTGGTTGCGAGCTTCGGCTTCGAGCATTTTATCGGCAAGGAAGATCTTTCGGCAGAGGGCTTCGAGAAAGTCGGCTACTTCGGATACGAGGACGATGCCATCCTCGAACCGGTTCTCGAATGGATTGATCGCCAGCGCGGCCCGTTCCTCTTGAACGTCCTTACCCTAACCGCCCACCATCCCTACAAACTGCCCAAGAGCTTTCCGCGCCAACACTTTGCAGACAAGAAAAAACTCGACAACTACCTCAATGCGCTCGCCTACACAGATCGCTTTCTTGGAAAGCTGTTCGCCGGGTTCGAGCAACGAGGGTTGCTCACCAGCACGTTCTTTGTGATTCTGGGTGATCACGGTGAGGGCTTCGGAGAGCACAAGCGCTATCAACACGACAACGTAATCTACGAGGAGGGCCTGCATTCGCCCATGCTGCTGCTGGGCGCCGGCCTCGATGCAGCTACGAGTCGGGCGCAGAGACCCCGGCGCGTGCTCGGGCTGCGGCAGATGATCGACGTGGTTCCCACGGTGCTCGACGTCCTGGGATACGAGCATCGCGGAGGCGATCTGCCAGGCAAGAGCCTGCTGAGCTCGTCCGGCCACAACACGCTTTACTTCTCGTGCTGGTACAAGAATCGATGCCTGGCTCTACGCGACGGTTTCCGTAAGACGATTTATCACTATGGCCGCCGTGGAGTCGAAGTATTCGATCTGGTAGGCGATCCTGGGGAAGAGCGGAATCTAATCGGTCTAACCCCTTTGATTCGCCTGGAATCGGAGGCAGCCGTGGAGGAGCTTCTGGCGTGGAAACGTCTGACGAACGCCCGCTACGAAAGGCAATCCGTGAGCCAGCGGGACAGGGCGATCTTACGCGAAAGACCGAGCGACATCCAACATACCCTCGAGGTCCGATTCGGCGACTCGATCGAGCTGATCGGCTACGACATCGAGAAGCGGTCGGCACGGCTCGGCGAGCCCGTGGTCGTGACGTACTACTTCCACGTCACGGGCCCGATCACCCGACCCTGGAGCTTGTTCGTGCATCTACTGGGGGAGCATGGAACCCTTATCAACCGTGACCACGTTCCGCTGGAAGGCGCCTACCCGATCGAGGCCTGGCAGACGGGAGAGTACATCGTGGATCAGCATATTCTGCGGGTTCCTCCACAAAAACCAGCCGGCAAGTATCGGATACTGCTCGGTCTCTGGGACAAGAGCGCGGGCAGGGGGGTCGAAGCGCGGGCGGAGATCTCCGGGCACGGCGCCACGATCGATGCCAAGCAGCGGCTGAATCTGGGAACATTCGACGTCAGCGAGTAG